The Halobacterium sp. CBA1132 genome has a segment encoding these proteins:
- a CDS encoding ABC transporter substrate-binding protein: MAGNDSQVSRRSFLKAAGTATVAATATSSVAGCLGGDGDGGDGDGTTDGTDDGNGGSGGGTLRYGRGSHSNTLDPQNTTSGEVAKVTNQAYEGLIGFQPGEAALTESLATDWTMDGSTVTLQLREGVTFHDGSEFTADDFIATYRRFVDEDYEYHFEDASAYGPFTLGNWIDSVEKDGDYTLNITLTQTYAPFLRNLAMFVAVVISKDAIEGDVNLDEEMVGTGPYELSQLDDANNRIQLTAFDDYWGDSANVDEVLFLTRGQNSTRAQALVENEMEIIDGLDPDTIGTVENSNSASVETVEGINIGYMSFNMSRVEAFRDRRVRKAISYAIDTQSIVENIYSGIATQADQPIPPALFGHNDDLSPYPHDPEQAQSLLEEAGYADGFSFELTTFQNPRGYNPAPLPTAQTIRSNLSEIGVEVTIDDRQFSDYLTYTSEGRHDASLAGWYTDNADPDNFCYVLLHPQCEVPEGQDWVSWDTEGFNTSNRSAWANSEYMSLVEEAQATTAQDERAQLYEDAVQIAHDEAPWVYIDYAEEVRGVSNSVTNYPISAIGGPHLDLVELE; the protein is encoded by the coding sequence ATGGCAGGTAATGACAGCCAGGTCTCACGGCGTAGCTTCCTGAAGGCCGCCGGCACCGCGACCGTCGCTGCGACCGCGACGAGTTCCGTTGCCGGTTGTCTCGGTGGCGACGGCGACGGTGGCGACGGTGACGGTACCACGGACGGGACCGACGACGGTAACGGCGGTAGCGGCGGCGGCACGCTCCGCTACGGCCGCGGCTCGCACTCCAACACGCTCGACCCGCAGAACACGACCAGCGGCGAAGTCGCGAAAGTGACCAACCAGGCCTACGAGGGCCTCATCGGGTTCCAGCCCGGCGAAGCCGCGCTCACCGAGTCGCTCGCGACCGACTGGACGATGGACGGCTCGACCGTCACGCTCCAGCTCCGCGAAGGCGTGACCTTCCACGACGGCTCCGAGTTCACCGCCGACGACTTCATCGCGACGTACCGCCGGTTCGTCGACGAGGACTACGAGTACCACTTCGAGGACGCGTCCGCGTACGGGCCGTTCACGCTCGGCAACTGGATCGACAGCGTCGAGAAAGACGGCGACTACACGCTGAACATCACGCTCACGCAGACGTACGCGCCGTTCCTCCGGAACCTCGCGATGTTCGTCGCAGTCGTCATCTCCAAGGACGCCATCGAGGGCGACGTCAACCTCGACGAGGAGATGGTCGGCACCGGGCCGTACGAACTCTCCCAGCTCGACGACGCCAACAACCGCATCCAGCTCACCGCGTTCGACGACTACTGGGGCGACAGCGCGAACGTCGACGAAGTGCTGTTCCTCACGCGCGGACAGAACTCCACTCGCGCGCAGGCGCTCGTCGAGAACGAGATGGAGATCATCGACGGCCTCGACCCCGACACCATCGGGACCGTCGAGAACTCTAACAGCGCCTCCGTGGAGACAGTCGAGGGCATCAACATCGGGTACATGAGCTTCAACATGTCCCGCGTCGAGGCGTTCCGCGACCGCCGCGTCCGGAAGGCAATCAGCTACGCCATCGACACGCAGTCCATCGTCGAGAACATCTACTCGGGCATCGCGACGCAGGCCGACCAGCCGATTCCGCCAGCGCTGTTCGGGCACAACGACGACCTCAGCCCGTACCCCCACGACCCCGAACAGGCCCAGTCGTTGCTCGAAGAAGCCGGCTACGCCGACGGCTTCTCGTTCGAACTGACGACGTTCCAGAACCCGCGCGGCTACAACCCCGCGCCGCTCCCGACCGCCCAGACCATCCGGTCGAACCTCTCGGAGATCGGCGTCGAGGTCACCATCGACGACCGCCAGTTCTCTGACTACCTCACGTACACGTCCGAGGGGCGCCACGACGCCAGCCTCGCGGGCTGGTACACGGACAACGCCGACCCCGACAACTTCTGTTACGTCCTCCTCCACCCGCAGTGCGAGGTCCCCGAGGGCCAGGACTGGGTGTCGTGGGACACCGAGGGCTTCAACACGTCGAACCGCTCGGCGTGGGCGAACAGCGAGTACATGAGCCTCGTCGAGGAGGCGCAGGCGACGACCGCGCAGGACGAGCGCGCGCAACTGTACGAGGACGCAGTTCAGATCGCCCACGACGAAGCGCCGTGGGTGTACATCGACTACGCCGAGGAGGTGCGCGGGGTCAGCAACAGCGTGACCAACTACCCCATCTCCGCTATCGGCGGCCCGCACCTCGACCTCGTCGAACTGGAATAG
- a CDS encoding ABC transporter permease: protein MSTETQTPDVDRGIVERLRASPFLSELLSNRLAVIGISLIVAVFAVAIYARFAYDLSAITLTEFGTNPTEAAPSVEYPFGTDGQARDIFPRVLYGAWYAMLYGTVTVVASTVLGVGLGIIAAYYGDLTDNVIMRTMDVLLSFPSLLLALALVTIFPDELGLWRAVAALTLVYTPRFARVVRGAALKVLEDEYIEATRALGATDPRLLVRHVLPNCLAPITVQSTLNFGLAIIDIAALSFLGFGASPGEPTWGMMLSNGVEYGLFSGAWWWSFFPGLFLALTVLGFNLLGDGMRDALDPRMREAVD from the coding sequence ATGAGCACCGAAACCCAGACCCCCGACGTCGACCGTGGCATCGTCGAGCGGCTCCGCGCGAGCCCGTTCCTCTCCGAACTGCTGTCGAACCGGCTGGCGGTCATCGGCATCTCGCTCATCGTCGCCGTGTTCGCGGTCGCCATCTACGCGCGGTTCGCGTACGACTTGAGCGCGATTACGCTGACCGAGTTCGGCACGAACCCGACCGAGGCCGCACCGAGCGTCGAGTACCCGTTCGGTACTGACGGCCAAGCCCGCGACATCTTCCCGCGCGTGCTGTACGGCGCGTGGTACGCGATGCTGTACGGCACCGTCACGGTCGTCGCGTCGACCGTCCTCGGCGTCGGCCTCGGCATCATCGCGGCGTACTACGGCGACCTCACGGACAACGTCATCATGCGCACGATGGACGTCCTGTTGTCGTTCCCGTCGCTGCTGTTGGCGCTCGCGCTCGTCACCATCTTCCCGGACGAACTCGGCCTGTGGCGCGCGGTCGCGGCGCTGACGCTCGTGTACACGCCGCGGTTCGCCCGCGTCGTCCGCGGCGCCGCGCTGAAAGTCTTAGAGGACGAGTACATCGAGGCGACGCGCGCGCTCGGCGCGACCGACCCCCGGCTGCTCGTGCGCCACGTGCTCCCGAACTGTCTCGCGCCCATCACCGTCCAGTCGACGCTGAACTTCGGCCTCGCCATCATCGACATCGCGGCGCTGTCCTTCCTCGGGTTCGGCGCCAGCCCCGGCGAACCGACGTGGGGGATGATGCTGTCGAACGGCGTCGAGTACGGCCTCTTCTCGGGGGCGTGGTGGTGGTCGTTCTTCCCCGGGCTGTTCCTCGCGCTGACCGTCCTCGGGTTCAACCTCCTCGGGGACGGCATGCGTGACGCCCTCGACCCGCGGATGCGGGAAGCCGTTGACTGA
- a CDS encoding ABC transporter permease produces the protein MVSKRFIAKRLLLLVPVLFGVATVVFAILHLSPGDPAVSIAGNRASQEFVNQVRADLGLNDPLWQQYVRFLGDAATFNFGESYQIQRGTPVSQILADRLPITIELAVLGQIAGLLFGLPLGILSAVKQDTWTDHLTRIGALSGISIPIYWSGPLLILLFAQFLGVLPTSGRIGSAHFIDSTTGFILVDTLLAGDIPAFRSAFRHLLLPIVVLGIYQMALISRMMRSSMIEVIRQDFMRTARAKGQGEKITTMKHGLRNAFIPVITIIGIQFGALLGGAVLTETVFEINGIGTLLVSAINQSDYPVVQATVLVFAVMYTLVNLFVDVTYSVLDPRIEQ, from the coding sequence ATGGTCTCAAAGCGGTTCATCGCGAAACGGTTGCTGCTCCTCGTCCCCGTGCTGTTCGGGGTGGCGACCGTCGTGTTCGCGATTCTCCACCTCTCGCCGGGCGACCCCGCCGTCTCGATCGCTGGGAACCGAGCCAGCCAGGAGTTCGTCAACCAGGTCCGCGCGGACCTCGGACTGAATGACCCACTCTGGCAGCAGTACGTCCGGTTCCTCGGGGACGCCGCGACGTTCAACTTCGGCGAGTCCTACCAGATTCAGCGCGGCACGCCCGTCAGCCAGATTCTCGCCGACCGCCTCCCCATCACCATCGAACTCGCGGTGCTGGGCCAAATCGCCGGCCTCCTGTTCGGCCTGCCGCTTGGCATTCTGAGCGCGGTCAAACAGGACACGTGGACCGACCACCTCACGCGCATCGGCGCGCTCAGCGGCATCAGCATCCCCATCTACTGGAGCGGCCCGCTGCTCATCCTGTTGTTCGCGCAGTTCCTCGGCGTCCTCCCGACCAGCGGGCGCATCGGCTCCGCGCACTTCATCGACAGCACCACTGGCTTCATCCTCGTCGACACGCTGCTGGCCGGCGACATTCCCGCGTTCCGCTCGGCGTTCCGCCACCTCCTGTTACCCATCGTCGTGCTGGGCATCTACCAGATGGCGCTCATCTCGCGGATGATGCGGTCGTCGATGATCGAAGTTATCCGGCAGGACTTCATGCGGACCGCCCGCGCGAAGGGCCAAGGCGAGAAGATTACGACGATGAAGCACGGCCTCCGGAACGCGTTCATCCCCGTCATCACCATCATCGGCATCCAGTTCGGGGCGCTGCTCGGCGGCGCCGTCCTCACCGAGACCGTCTTCGAAATCAACGGCATCGGCACGCTGCTGGTCAGCGCCATCAACCAGAGTGACTACCCGGTCGTGCAGGCCACCGTGCTCGTGTTCGCGGTGATGTACACGCTGGTGAACCTCTTCGTGGACGTGACGTACTCCGTCCTCGACCCCCGCATCGAACAATGA